Proteins found in one Solitalea lacus genomic segment:
- a CDS encoding M15 family metallopeptidase, which produces MKFKLLLTLFSIGLGSVYSQSVQPNKYGLKVVADTVLYKQELKIDSNKALIDLKKVIPNIALDIRYASANNFMGEKMYSTAAAFARLPVAKALQNVQRELGSKGLGLKVFDAYRPYTVTVAFYEKQKDSVFVAAPWKGSRHNRGCAVDLTVINLKTGKELKMPTPFDDFTEKAHSEYKNLSKKVLKNREMLKEIMSKNGFTVYKEEWWHYDFNGWKDFELTDISFEDLQRFQ; this is translated from the coding sequence ATGAAATTTAAGCTTTTACTTACATTATTCTCCATAGGGTTAGGAAGTGTGTACAGTCAATCTGTTCAGCCTAATAAATATGGGTTGAAAGTTGTTGCAGATACTGTTTTGTATAAACAGGAGTTGAAAATTGATTCGAACAAAGCCTTAATAGACTTGAAAAAAGTTATTCCCAATATTGCACTCGATATACGTTATGCATCTGCCAATAACTTTATGGGAGAGAAGATGTATAGCACTGCTGCAGCATTTGCTCGTTTACCGGTAGCAAAAGCCTTGCAAAATGTTCAGAGGGAGCTGGGTAGCAAAGGTTTGGGGTTGAAAGTTTTTGATGCATATCGCCCTTATACTGTAACGGTTGCTTTTTACGAAAAACAAAAAGATTCAGTCTTTGTGGCTGCCCCTTGGAAAGGCTCAAGGCATAATCGAGGGTGCGCCGTCGACCTGACAGTTATCAACTTAAAGACTGGCAAAGAGCTAAAAATGCCAACACCATTTGACGATTTTACTGAAAAGGCCCATTCGGAATATAAAAACCTCTCGAAGAAAGTGCTTAAAAACCGGGAAATGCTTAAAGAAATTATGTCAAAAAACGGTTTTACAGTTTATAAGGAAGAATGGTGGCATTATGATTTTAATGGCTGGAAGGACTTTGAGTTGACAGATATAAGTTTTGAAGACCTACAAAGGTTTCAGTAA
- a CDS encoding aminotransferase class I/II-fold pyridoxal phosphate-dependent enzyme — translation MHSPLNITAHNGRTVLLNNEEFLVFAGTSYLGIAQNADFRSYLLEGFERYGTNYGSSRRGNIILPIFEQTESYLARLIGSESAVTLSSGMLAGQLLLKQFEEHAHLFIAPGIHPALKPQNYHSRSHSYEQWTTHVLEELHRHKFPEAVIFLDTINILHAKRYDLSWLSQLPTDLKLIVVIDDSHGFGLLGEKGEGHWPKLPQKANIELIMVTSMGKALGVPAGLIAGTTDRINKIRAEGIFGASSPPIPAYLHAFIKSEKIYTSQRKTLTHLTELFRILTEPIRDKFISEDLPVFYIENTSVAPQLLTDKIIISSFPYPTLQSKLITRVVLNSCHTEEDVKFLASHLNILLKPL, via the coding sequence ATGCATAGCCCGCTTAACATAACTGCTCACAATGGCCGAACTGTATTACTAAACAACGAAGAGTTTCTTGTTTTTGCAGGAACTTCATATTTAGGAATTGCACAGAATGCTGATTTTAGAAGTTATTTACTTGAAGGCTTTGAACGATACGGCACCAATTATGGTAGCTCCAGAAGAGGAAACATAATTCTTCCAATTTTTGAGCAAACAGAGAGCTACCTGGCTCGTTTAATCGGCAGTGAATCAGCTGTCACCCTATCTTCAGGCATGCTCGCCGGTCAGTTACTGCTTAAACAATTTGAAGAGCATGCTCATTTATTTATTGCCCCCGGAATACATCCTGCTCTGAAACCTCAGAACTATCACTCTCGGTCTCATTCTTATGAACAATGGACAACACATGTTTTAGAAGAGCTCCATAGGCACAAATTCCCTGAAGCCGTAATCTTTTTAGATACAATAAATATTCTTCATGCAAAGCGATATGATCTTAGCTGGTTAAGCCAACTTCCAACAGACCTAAAACTAATAGTAGTCATCGATGACTCGCATGGATTTGGCTTACTTGGAGAAAAAGGGGAAGGTCATTGGCCTAAATTACCTCAGAAAGCTAACATTGAGCTTATAATGGTTACTTCAATGGGGAAAGCTCTTGGTGTCCCAGCTGGACTAATTGCAGGCACAACTGATCGCATAAATAAAATTAGAGCTGAAGGGATTTTCGGGGCAAGCTCACCTCCTATTCCGGCTTACTTACATGCCTTTATAAAGAGTGAAAAAATTTACACTAGTCAACGCAAGACATTAACCCACCTGACAGAATTATTCAGAATTTTAACTGAACCTATCAGAGATAAATTTATCTCCGAGGATTTGCCGGTCTTTTATATTGAAAACACTTCTGTTGCACCACAACTGCTGACAGACAAAATTATCATCTCTTCATTTCCATATCCAACTCTTCAAAGTAAATTGATAACCCGGGTAGTACTTAACAGCTGCCACACTGAGGAAGATGTTAAATTTTTAGCCAGTCACTTAAATATTTTACTGAAACCTTTGTAG
- a CDS encoding DUF2911 domain-containing protein, producing MRKTLFTMLAAIAIAMTGATTMAQGVKMPAPSPTQTIKQDFALSSIELTYSRPGIKGRKVFGDLVPYGKLWRTGANAATKIKFGEDVKINGMAISAGEYVLYTIPSEGDWEIIINKGLKNWGVDGYKQEEDVVRFKAKTRKLPFSVETFTMTVDNMTANTADIDLMWDNVEVYFTVTAEIDSKIMASIDEAMKGDKKPYFQAASYYFDTNRDLKQALTWADEAVKQQPDAFWVMHLKAKIQYKMKDYKGAIATAEQSKSVAAKANNNDYVALNDKLIAQAKSGK from the coding sequence ATGAGAAAAACGCTATTTACTATGTTGGCAGCCATTGCTATTGCAATGACTGGCGCAACTACTATGGCTCAAGGTGTTAAAATGCCTGCGCCAAGCCCTACTCAAACTATTAAACAGGATTTTGCTTTATCGTCAATCGAGCTCACCTATTCTCGCCCTGGCATCAAGGGTCGTAAAGTCTTCGGTGATTTAGTTCCTTATGGTAAACTGTGGAGAACAGGAGCCAATGCGGCAACAAAAATTAAATTTGGTGAAGATGTGAAAATTAATGGCATGGCTATTTCAGCAGGTGAATATGTTCTTTACACCATTCCGTCTGAAGGCGACTGGGAAATAATCATCAATAAAGGTTTAAAAAACTGGGGTGTTGATGGTTATAAGCAAGAAGAGGATGTGGTTCGATTCAAAGCCAAAACCCGTAAACTGCCATTTAGTGTCGAAACCTTCACCATGACGGTTGATAATATGACCGCTAATACTGCTGACATTGATCTTATGTGGGATAATGTTGAGGTATATTTTACTGTAACTGCCGAGATAGATAGTAAGATCATGGCTTCAATTGATGAGGCAATGAAAGGTGATAAAAAACCTTATTTCCAGGCGGCATCTTACTATTTTGACACCAATCGTGACTTGAAACAAGCTTTAACCTGGGCCGATGAGGCAGTAAAACAACAGCCTGATGCCTTTTGGGTTATGCATCTGAAAGCCAAAATTCAGTATAAGATGAAGGATTATAAAGGAGCAATTGCTACTGCAGAACAATCAAAATCTGTTGCTGCAAAGGCCAACAATAATGATTATGTAGCACTTAATGATAAGTTAATTGCACAAGCGAAAAGTGGAAAATAA
- a CDS encoding response regulator → MQEPTILWADDEIDLLKPHILFLKDKGYSIKTVTNGSDALDAFKAEHFDLIFLDENMPGLTGLETLTEIKNINTDVPVVLITKSEEEYLMEDAIGSKIDDYLIKPVNPKQILLTIKKILDNKRLIGEKTASAYQQDFRNLLMTLNDNLNYEEWVDVYKKLIYWELELQNLEDQGMHEILTQQKREANMQFCKFVEKNYIKWLNDPENAPTQSHQLLRTKVFPFIDNTPTFFVLIDNLRYDQWKIISPIVSEYFRIESEETYFSILPTATQYARNAIFSGLLPMEMEKRHPNLWQNDEDEGGKNLYEEEFLSEQFKRLRRDVKFTYTKVLNFEQGKDLVDNIHTLINNPFNVIVYNFVDMLSHARTEMEIIRELASDEKAYRSLTLSWFENSPLFEALKKLAQKNIRLIITTDHGTIRVKTPSKVIGDRNTNTNLRYKQGKNLAFEPKEVFHVKNPADAHLPKVNVSQSFIFAKEDEYFIYPNNYNQFVNYYNNTFQHGGISLEEMIIPFVVLSPKG, encoded by the coding sequence ATGCAGGAACCTACAATTCTTTGGGCTGATGACGAAATTGATTTATTAAAACCGCATATCCTTTTTTTGAAAGATAAAGGTTATTCCATTAAAACCGTAACCAATGGCAGCGATGCTTTGGATGCTTTTAAAGCGGAACACTTCGATCTGATTTTTTTAGACGAGAATATGCCAGGCCTAACCGGTTTGGAAACCCTAACCGAAATAAAAAATATCAACACTGATGTTCCGGTAGTTTTAATTACCAAAAGTGAAGAGGAGTACTTGATGGAAGATGCTATTGGTTCAAAAATAGATGACTATCTTATCAAGCCCGTTAACCCTAAGCAAATACTGCTTACCATTAAAAAAATACTCGACAACAAACGCTTAATCGGAGAAAAAACGGCATCCGCCTATCAACAGGATTTTCGTAACCTTCTCATGACCTTAAATGACAATTTAAATTATGAGGAGTGGGTTGATGTGTATAAAAAACTTATTTACTGGGAGCTTGAACTGCAAAACCTGGAAGACCAGGGCATGCATGAAATTTTAACCCAACAGAAGCGTGAGGCCAACATGCAGTTCTGTAAATTTGTAGAGAAGAACTATATTAAATGGCTCAACGATCCGGAAAATGCCCCTACCCAATCGCACCAGCTCTTACGAACTAAGGTATTTCCTTTTATAGACAATACACCCACATTTTTTGTATTGATCGATAATTTGCGTTATGACCAATGGAAAATTATTAGTCCGATAGTGAGTGAATACTTTAGGATTGAGAGCGAAGAAACGTACTTCAGTATTTTGCCAACAGCTACCCAATATGCTCGAAATGCTATTTTCTCGGGATTATTGCCAATGGAAATGGAAAAAAGGCATCCTAATTTGTGGCAAAATGACGAAGATGAAGGCGGCAAAAATCTTTATGAAGAAGAGTTTTTGAGTGAGCAGTTCAAACGTTTACGTCGTGATGTAAAGTTTACCTACACTAAGGTTTTAAACTTTGAACAAGGAAAAGATCTTGTTGACAATATTCATACTTTAATTAATAATCCATTTAACGTAATCGTGTACAATTTTGTGGATATGCTTTCGCATGCGCGCACAGAAATGGAGATTATTCGCGAACTGGCATCAGATGAAAAAGCTTATCGTTCATTAACCTTATCGTGGTTTGAAAACTCACCGCTTTTTGAGGCATTGAAAAAGCTGGCACAAAAGAACATTCGCTTAATTATCACTACCGACCACGGAACAATACGGGTAAAAACACCAAGTAAAGTAATTGGCGATCGTAATACCAATACCAATCTTCGTTATAAACAAGGTAAAAACCTAGCGTTTGAGCCCAAAGAGGTTTTTCACGTTAAAAACCCTGCAGATGCCCACTTACCAAAAGTAAATGTTAGCCAAAGTTTTATTTTCGCCAAGGAAGATGAATATTTTATCTACCCTAATAATTATAATCAGTTTGTGAATTATTATAACAATACATTTCAACATGGGGGTATTTCTCTGGAAGAGATGATTATTCCGTTTGTGGTGCTGAGTCCAAAGGGATAA